The following coding sequences lie in one Paramisgurnus dabryanus chromosome 16, PD_genome_1.1, whole genome shotgun sequence genomic window:
- the matr3l1.1 gene encoding matrin 3-like 1.1: protein MSYNPPYRKPQDDFGTNHDMYADSQRMYHRESGAYRSRTSASSQEHMVSPTTSKPSVLPPGKALSFLHSCGLDTEDLQTLAELPEHLISAEKLPDLLAEIKKKKAANASSSRSSTLQHGSSGRSWEDRSYTQPVEYSSDLPVRESYSHQREQDQTWEDRWGNVKTTSSLKPAYTSSKLNYVVEYNHLKDKDTYFDKPSYAAETSKQKTTAVSQQSYSNYNRDISQPSYLTSRDAVQPSHLSSRDAGQSSFLSSKDIGQLSNLSTKSAGLPSLLSSINIAQPSLLSNRNIVQPSLLSNRNIVQPSLLSSRNIGQLSQLSSKNVGQSSHLSNRVIGQPSQLSGRNVGQPARLSSRDISQPSYLSSLSSSATSYSSIQSGRNISQPSHLSSRDVGRFSDQRRAETIHTVPTRKEASDFHGKTPPVFPYACVLCEITVLSNKDWSLHIKGAQHANSQLSLVERYPQWDQRIQSARRNDVPSEKAQLKTKNGSSSTRSGLSSTKSETLSSKKKAEKAQCTTVCVKFEEEEVDEAYLRKLLGQFGAIVKLVMFPRMAFADMGSELQATDIVKYFIDNPLRIKSKLIEFSLSAPCNFLQTSRVVSFSPLPTGEGVQPELMAIAKRFGSLKNTLFVPNRAFMEMGTAEEASNLVEHYSTHSLKIKGKTIHVSFSTEYHTLRDKCSEKEESSRRRRRRRRSLSPRRRSHSSRKDSPSPKRRERSRSQKSTDSRKQDESRGSKERTRESSRRDRSSRSHSKKSPSKDKQTKEAVEQKTEDSKNQSDIVCDDSDLEGVAVIADDCEELNSDEEFIEVDQDIECSDEEDLDSSMALTEQEVSEDIQEVKESDDNTIPSESVSNATVLDESSDCKEVLQNDQELQHNQDQPEDKVEETSEETSQCKESQELQDNQEAPKDETVGISKELSDKDAEELHQTQGEPKEETGEISDASNECKKAEVLQQNQDAQKDEHEAMEQDASDVPVNLESSITTDEFREEMTAQGDIQEVLTPSAEETFGRVLEVKGFPQAKKYSEDDLLNIGKKYGEVADCCLVRSNRKVEKALIEMVNAADASKLEAASKRQNLKLGGKVLRITVSDKYSQVKERVIPESDSGKAEDENLDSIMQTSSGKADGDMQTSSEKAEDDIQTFSEKAKDDIQMSSEKAEDDMQPSSRKTDNDMQASSGKADDDVQTSIEKTEDDMQTSSGKPDNDMQTSSVKADDENLDSIMETSSDEEEPYGKVLRIRNLPPTDKYTNADFLSIAEPYGKVKRHWLLSPHHMGLIEMENASDAEKVVAAANKNKITIAGKHPKITVSTKHSSLNKRYFLYTPTIDSQPTSAELGNDKDESKTQHLSDQESSKQVSASDEGPEAKTKDTNGVSELDTKLSDAVGTEFIRPVVGYFCNLCNVIYANEEEAKSEHCRTVLHHQKLKEHMDQKGSA from the exons ATGTCCTACAATCCTCCATACCGTAAACCGCAAGATGATTTCGGCACAAATCATGACATGTACGCCGACTCGCAACGTATGTATCACAGAGAGTCTGGTGCTTACAGGTCAAGAACTAGTGCCTCGTCTCAAGAGCACATGGTGTCTCCAACCACATCGAAACCTTCTGTTCTTCCACCTGGTAAGGCTTTGTCCTTTCTGCACAGCTGTGGATTAGATACTGAGGACCTTCAAACTCTTGCTGAACTCCCAGAGCATCTCATCTCTGCCGAGAAACTTCCGGATCTTCTTGCGGAGATCAAAAAGAAAAAAGCGGCCAATGCATCTTCGTCTAGGTCCAGCACGCTGCAACACGGTTCATCGGGTCGCTCCTGGGAGGATAGGAGCTACACTCAACCGGTTGAGTATTCATCTGATTTGCCTGTTCGTGAGTCATATTCCCATCAACGAGAGCAAGATCAGACCTGGGAAGACCGGTGGGGAAACGTCAAAACAACTAGCTCGCTAAAACCTGCGTACACCAGTTCTAAATTGAATTATGTGGTCGAGTACAACCATCTGAAAGACAAGGATACTTATTTTGATAAGCCATCTTATGCAGCAGAAACATCAAAGCAGAAAACTACAGCTGTCTCTCAACAGTCCTACTCTAACTACAACAGAGACATCAGTCAACCTTCATATCTGACCAGTAGAGATGCTGTTCAACCCTCACACCTCTCCAGTAGAGATGCTGGACAGTCCTCATTTCTGTCCAGCAAAGATATTGGGCAACTCTCAAACCTGTCTACCAAAAGTGCTGGGCTACCCTCACTGCTTTCAAGCATAAATATTGCGCAACCCTCACTGCTTTCGAACAGAAATATTGTGCAACCCTCACTGCTTTCGAACAGAAATATTGTGCAACCCTCACTGCTTTCTAGCAGAAATATCGGGCAACTCTCACAACTGTCTAGCAAAAATGTCGGGCAATCCTCACACCTTTCTAACAGAGTTATCGGGCAGCCCTCACAACTGTCTGGCAGAAATGTTGGGCAACCCGCACGCCTGTCCAGCAGGGACATTAGTCAACCCTCGTATTTATCCAGCCTGTCCAGTAGTGCCACAAGTTATTCCTCCATCCAGTCTGGCAGAAACATAAGTCAACCCTCACACCTATCCAGCAGGGATGTCGGTCGCTTTTCGGATCAACGGAGGGCAGAGACGATTCATACGGTGCCAACTAGGAAAGAGGCGTCAGACTTCCACGGGAAAACCCCACCAGTATTTCCCTATGCTTGCGTACTCTGCGAAATCACTGTACTCTCTAACAAG GACTGGTCTTTGCATATAAAAGGAGCTCAGCATGCTAATAGTCAACTCAGTCTTGTGGAAAG GTATCCACAGTGGGATCAGAGGATCCAATCAGCTCGCAG GAATGATGTACCCTCTGAGAAAGCACAGCTTAAAACCAAAAATGGCTCCTCTAGTACCCGAAGTGGACTGTCGAGCACTAAAAGTGAAACGTTGAGCAGTAAGAAAAAAGCCGAAAAGGCGCAG TGCACAACGGTGTGCGTAAAGTTCGAAGAGGAGGAAGTGGATGAAGCTTACCTAAGAAAATTGCTTGGACAGTTTGGAGCGATTGTAAAATTGGTCATGTTTCCAAGGATG GCTTTTGCGGACATGGGTTCAGAGCTCCAGGCAACGGATATAGTAAAATATTTCATAGACAACCCGCTAAGGATCAAAAGCAAACTgattgaattttctctgtctgCGCCATGCAATTTCTTACAG ACTTCACGTGTAGTAAGCTTCTCACCATTACCTACTGGAGAAGGCGTACAGCCTGAGTTGATGGCCATTGCTAAGCGTTTTGGATCGCTGAAAAATACCCTGTTTGTGCCAAACCGG GCTTTCATGGAGATGGGCACTGCAGAGGAAGCCAGCAATTTGGTGGAGCATTATTCAACCCATTCACTCAAAATAAAAGGAAAAACCATTCATGTTAGCTTCTCAACTGAGTACCATACGCTTCG TGATAAATGTTCTGAGAAAGAAGAATCAagcaggaggaggaggaggaggaggaggagttTAAGCCCACGAAGAAGATCCCACAGTTCTCGAAAAGACTCTCCCAGCCCCAAGCGAAGAGAAAGGTCCAGGTCTCAGAAAAGTACTGACTCTAGGAAACAAGATGAAAGTCGAGGCTCTAAAGAGAGAACTAGAGAGAGCTCTAGACGGGACCGCTCATCTAGGAGTCACTCCAAAAAATCTCCCTCAAAAGACAAACAAACTAAGGAGGCTGTTGAGCAGAAAACCGAAGATAGTAAGAATCAATCTGATATTGTGTGTGATGATAGTGATCTTGAAGGAGTGGCAGTTATAGCAGATGATTGTGAAGAGCTTAACTCGGATGAAGAGTTCATTGAAGTTGATCAAGACATTGAGTGTTCTGATGAAGAGGATCTGGATTCCTCAATGGCTCTAACTGAACAGGAAGTATCTGAAGACATCCAAGAAGTTAAGGAGTCAGATGATAACACAATACCTTCAGAGAGTGTATCAAATGCTACAGTTTTAGATGAATCAAGTGACTGTAAAGAGGTGCTCCAGAATGACCAAGAGCTTCAACATAACCAAGATCAACCAGAAGACAAAGTTGAGGAAACTTCAGAGGAAACAAGTCAGTGTAAGGAATCCCAAGAACTTCAGGATAACCAAGAAGCACCAAAAGACGAAACTGTGGGAATTTCAAAGGAATTAAGTGATAAGGATGCAGAAGAACTTCACCAAACCCAAGGAGAACCAAAAGAAGAAACTGGTGAAATTTCAGATGCGTCAAACGAGTGTAAGAAAGCTGAAGTGCTTCAACAAAACCAAGATGCACAAAAAGACGAACATGAAGCAATGGAACAG GATGCATCAGATGTCCCGGTGAATCTGGAAAGCAGCATCACAACAGATGAATTTAGGGAGGAAATGACAGCTCAAG GTGATATACAAGAGGTCTTAACTCCAAGTGCTGAG GAGACGTTTGGCAGGGTCCTTGAAGTAAAAGGTTTCCCTCAGGCAAAAAAATATTCAGAAGATGATTTGCTGAACATTGGAAAAAAATATGGAGAAGTGGCAGACTGTTGTCTAGTTCGCAGCAATCGAAAG GTGGAAAAAGCTTTGATTGAGATGGTAAATGCTGCTGATGCTTCTAAACTTGAAGCTGCGTCAAAACGGCAGAACCTTAAACTTGGTGGCAAAGTCTTGAGGATAACAGTGTCGGACAAATACTCCCAAGTGAAAGAAAG AGTAATCCCTGAATCTGACTCTGGGAAAGCAGAAGATGAGAACCTGGACTCAATCATGCAAACGTCCAGCGGGAAAGCAGATGGGGACATGCAAACGTCCAGTGAAAAAGCAGAGGATGACATTCAAACATTCAGTGAGAAAGCAAAGGATGACATTCAAATGTCCAGTGAGAAAGCAGAGGATGACATGCAACCGTCCAGTAGGAAAACAGACAATGACATGCAAGCATCCAGTGGGAAAGCAGATGATGACGTACAAACGTCCATTGAGAAAACAGAAGATGACATGCAAACATCCAGTGGGAAACCAGACAATGACATGCAAACGTCAAGTGTGAAAGCAGATGATGAGAACCTGGACTCAATCATGGAAACATCCAGTGATGAGGAG GAACCTTATGGCAAAGTTCTCAGGATCAGAAACCTTCCACCAACCGATAAATACACAAATGCAGATTTTCTTAGCATTGCAGAACCGTACGGGAAAGTAAAGCGCCATTGGCTGCTTAGCCCTCATCATATG GGGCTTATTGAAATGGAAAATGCATCCGATGCTGAGAAGGTTGTAGCTGCAGCCAACAAGAATAAAATTACAATCGCTGGGAAACATCCGAAGATTACCGTGTCTACAAAACATTCCAGTTTAAATAAAAG GTATTTTCTGTATACACCCACCATCGATTCTCAACCAACATCTGCAGAATTAGGGAATGATAAGGATGAATCCAAGACACAACACCTTTCTGACCAG GAGTCCTCAAAGCAGGTTTCTGCCTCTGATGAAGGACCAGAAGCAAAGACTAAAGATACTAATGGTGTGTCAGAGCTAGACACAAAACTAAGTGATGCAGTGG